Sequence from the Aspergillus nidulans FGSC A4 chromosome III genome:
ACGCTGGGAACGAAAGAGCCCAGACGGGAGAGTCATGGTCGCCAACCATCCACAAACAGACGCGAGCAAGCTCCAGTTAGCCTTGCTGATCAGAGGTCTCCTAcgctcgaagaggaagatttgACATCTAGCTTATCTGAGTCCAATTCTGATGATGAAAGCGACACTATAGCAGGCCGGAAGGGTTTAGGGTTTAAACGTTTTGGACGCTTCTCAACCCACCGGCCGGATTTAcgagacgatgatgatgacgatgatgaatcACCGGCCTTTCTCCCACTTTCGCGTGGTCACGAAACCACGTCTCATGGAACGTCCGGCCATGATCTTAGTACAACTCTGAGAATGGAGCAAGAGGGCGTTTCTGCGGTGCAGAGGCGGGTGACAGGGCCGCCTCCTAGCTTGAGAAAGTCGGTTACCACAGAATCATCCGAAAGTTCCGTTAGCTCCGGAGTGCCAGTTGGCCGTCCTCTTAATCAAAGAGGGAACCAAATAAACCATCCAAGTCCCCGACGGACAGCAGATGTGAACCATATGAGCCCGCGGCGGTCTACAACTTCTGGGAGGGACATAAGTGACGGAACACCTAGTATGGGAAGCAGCTTTAGCGATTTAGATGGTCTGTCACTTAAGTCCGGAAGTATAACTTTAGCTGACACGAGTTCATCCAATAGGGGACACGAGTGTCACTCAGTCAATGCTCGAGGAGGCTCTCTTAAGCAATATGCAGCACGGCGGAATGGCCAGCCGCATGAGCACAATCAGCCAAGCACTTCGAAGCCGCTATCTCCCTTGATTACCATGCAGTTCTATGGAGCGGCACACTACTACTTGGCACTTAGATATCAGTGAATGAATTTGGTGCGCTGCAATCCCTGCCTCAGATTTTGTAAGTCAGGATTGTGGACATACTTCGTTCTTGGAATTGGCTAACCATTTGCGAAACGGGCCCTTGGAATAGATTAAGTAGGTCTAGGCCCAAACTTAGTTCGCGTCAGCTTCATGCTTCGGGCCGGGCTGTATAACTAACGTATTATCAATACTTCGATCGACTATATATTTATAACCACAGCTCTTTTGCTTGGCGGGCTCGTATTCTTAAGCCTTGATCTACCAAAGCTCGTCTTGATGACAGTCTAGCGCAAGCTGCTGACACTCAGCAAAAGTGGTTGGGCGGTTGATACACGGAGTTATCCGCCATGCAGCGAAAACTTCTCCGTACGCAGACCAGTAGGTCATATAAAGGACTGTTATCCTCTCTGGGGAACGAAACTCTCGGCAAGAGGCAAACCATCAGACACAGCAAGAAGGCCTGATTTTATGCAGTACTCTCTGACTAGTCATAATCATTATAAGGATGTCTTTCTGGACCTTTGCACCGAAGCCCAAGACCCCGTTGGGGTATCATCGGGTCCTCTCGCCAACCGCGGGCGTCAAAGTGTCACCTCTGTGCTTGGGGGGCATGAACTTTGGTGAAGGATGGTACGTTGAGTTATACGCCATTGGCTGAGCGGATACTAAATTTATTTGTTCAGGGAGCACTTTATGGGAAAGTGCAGTAAAGACGATGCATTTGCGCTGATGGATGCGTTTTATAATATGGGTGGCAATTTCATTGATACGTATGTGTTCTGaatcttctgcttcggggtAAAACGTGCACCTGACCGTTTATGTATAGCGCCAACAACTATCAAGAAGGCGACTCTGAAAGGTGGATTGgagagtggatggagagtCGTGGGAATCGGGACCAGATTGTGTATGCACACCCATCAGCTTTGAGAATTCTGGCACTAAACGAATTGGAAAATGCAGTCTTGCGACCAAATATACAACTGGTTTTCGTGACCAGAATATTGACACCGAACGAATTCAGTCCAATTTCGTTGGTAATTCGGTCAAATCACTCCAGACTTCGGTCAAACACAGCTTGAGAAATCTGCGCACCGATTACATTGACCTGCTTTATGTGCACTGGTGGGACTTCACATCCGGTGTCGAGGAGGTGATGCATGGCTTGAACGCCCTAGTCACGGCGGGCAAGGTCCTGTACTTGGGCGTGTCAGATACGCCCGCCTGGGTTGTTGTCAAAGCGAACGAGTACGCCCGCGCTAACGGCCTGCGGCCCTTCTCTGTCTATCAAGGGCTCTGGAATCCGCTGCGTCGCGACATGGAGAGTGAGATTATCCCAATGTGTAGAGACCAGGGCATGGGTATAGCCCCGTGGGGTCCTCTTGCTCAGGGAAAGCTCAAGACTGCCAAAGCTCGGGGAGTAAAAGGTGGAGGCCGATCGGACGGGGACATGACGGAGGATGAGATCCGCGTGTCGGATGCCCTTGATGAAGTCGCGAAGAGCAGAAATACCACTCTCGCGGCTGTGGTATGTGTAACTAGTATCTAGATCCTAACCTGAAGAGAACTGACAATCGCAGGCCCTTGCATATCTGCTCCACAAGACACCATACGTTTTCCCGATAGTCGGGCAGAGGAAGATCGAGCACCTGAAAGCCAACGTGCAAGCTCTTGAGATCGAGCTGACCAAAGAAGATATGGACAAGATCGATGCGGCCGTACCGTTCGATCCTGGTTTCCCAATgagcttcatcttccctGGCAAATACGATTTGACCCTTACTGCTGCCGATGTTCCCTTGACGCGGAAGGCCGGCCATATCGATGCGCCCCCTCAACAGGGAATAGTGCCCCCGAGGAAGATGTCGCAGATATAGTTAGCTTAGGTCAATACCTACAGTCGCTACCTTTCATGTACGCATGGAGCAAATATACAATCAATTGTTCTCCGAGTAAACACCGAGGGTTAATCATGTGACTATTGCTGTACCGCAAGCCGAAGACGGCCTAGCGCCGCCTAGCTCCCGAGGTCTTCGCCTCGGCAATCGTCGGCCGCATCCATGCTTGAATTATTCTGACATCAGCAGCACGTCCAAGCAGTACGTCGTACAAAGGAGAACGATTTGACAAGCCTAATTTTTTGGAGGAGCCCGCATACAAGAGGTATGGCTCCCAAGATTGTTCTTTGAggttccttctcttccaattTTCCTTGCGAATTGCGAAGTCTGAACCTTCACCTAATCGGCGTTTGTAGGCAGGGTCCGACTGCCCCGCCCTCCAGAGGAAATGTCGCCCGCAGACAGCGAGTCCGCCTACTTCAACAACTACCCTCCACCCAAAGCCCTTTCCAAACATGAATCGCTCGCCAGATCGTTTATAGAGTACCATGTCGAATCCAGTCGGCGCGTAGTACTCGTCACCTCCGGAGGAACAACGGTTCCTCTCGAAAACCAAACTGTTCGCTTCATCGACAACTTCTCTGCAGGAACGCGAGGAGCGACATCCGCTGAATACTTCTTGGAGCAGGGGTATGCAGTAATCTTCCTGCACCGACAGTTTAGTCTGCTGCCCTATTCCCGGCATTACAGCCACTCGACGAATTGCTTCCTGGATTTCATGGACGAGGCGTTTCCGAGTGATGTTAGCCGTTCAGATCATGGTCCTATCGTGGTGCGGAAGGAGTACCAGGATGAGATGCGCGACGTGCTTCGAAAGTACAGATACGCGAAACAGaacaatcttcttctgctgcttccatTCACAACGGTCTCCGAGTACCTTTTCGAACTGCGCATGCTCGCCAAGTGCATGAACCCGCTCGGTCCTAATGCGCTGTTCTACCTCGCCGCAGCGGTTAGTGACTTTTTCATCCCGCGCGACCGAATGGCAGAGCATAAGATCCAATCCTCCGAAATACCAAAGGAGTTCCAAGGTAACGATGAAGCTGTGGGTGCCGATGACCTTTACACGGGCGGGTTCGAACAGAAGCAGGAGTCGAGCAAAAAGTTGGTCATTAACCTAGACCCGGTTCCCAAATTCCTCCATCAACTCGTAGATGGCTGGTCACCGGAGGGTAGCATGATCGTGTCGTTCAAGCTCGAAACCGATCCCAATCTCCTCGTCTATAAGGCTCAGACGGCGCTCCAGCGGTACGCCCACCACCTAGTTATTGGAAATTTGCTTTCTACCAGAAAATGGGAGGTTGTCTTCGTCACACCGAACCCACCTTATGAGCGCTGGATTCGAGTTCCCAAGTCGCGCCGGAGTAAGAGCATCTCCGGCGTCGAAGACCAGGTGGGCAAGGCTGAGGCAGCGAAGCGGTCATCAGGAGACCAGACCTTGGCGGCCCCAGTGGGTGAAGAGCCGTctaaggaagaaaaggacgGAGAAGGCACGTCCCGTGAGGGCACGGAGATTGAAAGCTTGATCATACCAGAGCTAGTCAAACTGCATTCGGAGATGATCGAGAAGTTCAAGCGATAGTGAACATTACTCATTCTATTTTGTCTAGATACCTTGATATGCCCAGTATTGTATCACTAGCAAGCTCATATTcgctgtttttttttctcaagAGAAATTCGATACCCTACATAGATTCGTCACCATGTAGTAATGTCCCAGTAGAAGAAGTTAATCTAttatttcttgctcttttctAGCTTCCTATTGCTACTAAGAGCTGCAGTGATCACACACAGTATTTAGGCTTGACTTTTCGACAATCTCTGTCCCTCAGCCCACTCAAGAGCACTTCTCCGTGCACTCTCCTCACCAACCTCGTCAAAGATATCCACACCAAGTCGGGCTGGGAAATTCATCCGCTGGTGTCGTTCTAGCGACTGGATAGCCTGGAAGGCGTCTTCGGGTAGAATGAAGTCTGCCCACAAGAGAGTTAATAGGATCCTGATTGGTATGTAGTAGAAAGTGGTTGACACAAACGAACCTCGAAAGTTGCTTTTGATTCTCTCAGGGGTAACTGATTTTGGGAGCACTGCTGTACCCCGTTGCACAGCCCAGCTAATGAGAACCTGAGCTGGAGTTCTGTTTAAGAATTTGGCGACCTCGATGACGAGGGGATCATCTACGGTTCTATCTTGCTTGTTAACTCCAGTTTGATATCAATGCATTGTTCTTTACTTACCGAGGAATGTTGTAAATATTGTTTCCTAGTGGTGAATATCCGGTTATGAGAATGCCCTAAATTATGTGCCTTTAGTGGTTGTGATCAGGTACATATGTCGCTCATTTACCTTTTCCTTAGACCATTCGAGTAACTCCCTTTGTTGGAGGTAAGGATGAGCTTCAATTTGGTTGACTGCCGGTGGTATTTTTGCCCTCAACGTATGTCAGATTCAGATAGCGTGTCTCGAGTGGGCAATGAGCGTACGTCTTGAGGAGCTCCTCGATCCTCCTGCGGTTGAAGTTGCTAACTCCAATTGACCGCACTTTGCCTTTAGCTACAAGTGCCTCCATCGCAGCCCATGTATCTTTAATTGGTACGTCTATCACATCGATTAAACCGGTTTTCTCATCGACAGGCTGAATGGTTGTGGTTGAGTAGCGGAAGGCCACTGGCCAATGGATCTATATGACCAGCAGGTATTAGCGACGTTTACACTCTGTCACAACAGAACTTGAATGACTTACAAGGTAAAGATCAAGATAATCCGTCTGGAGATCGCTAAGGGATCGATCTACTGCAGCTTCGACGTTCTCAGGGTCATGATGGGTATTCCATAATTTGCTCGTGAGCTTAGCACGTCAGTTGAACACACAAACCTCTTCCAAAGTCAACGTAGAGCTCACGAATATCTCTCCACGCGGCACACCAGATGCCTTAATTCCGTTCCCAACATCGCGCTCATTACCGTAGACCGCAGCAGCGTCGATATGACGATAGCCAATATTCAGCGCCGCAGTTACCGCTTCCTCAACCTCGCTCGGTTTAGATTGCTATACACAATAAGACATTCATAAGCTTGGTTCCTGAAAGATGAAGTAGTTGTTCGTACCCATGTTCCCAGTCCAACGGCGGGTATCTCATAGCCTGTGTTGAGCTTGAATGTGCGTTTCAGAGCCATGTTGCGTTGTTAAGTGCGTGGACTTGGTAATATTTTGACCCCTTGAGAATTCCCATGCAACTATCTTGTCACTGTAGTCGTTTAAGTACGCTGCGAAGTGAGCCGCCGGATTTGAACCCgggcttcgtcttctccggGACTCGATTTCCTTCTCCACTGCTCTCATCAGCATATTATTGAGCCTGAGTTAGCTCAGGAGCTTGCTCTTTTGCACCTGGTAGCCCCTCATTTGCTGGCATTTCGGTCACTATTATCTCGGCGATTGTCCGGAAATAGCTTGCGGCGTTGTTTATCCGAATGCTTTTCCGAAGTAAATGCGGGGGTGGAGTGGAGCTTGTGGggtgatgctgatgatggtCGTGAGCACGGCACGGAGTTGGTCCGGTCAAGCCGTAGCTTTCCCCGGCCTTTAAGCAATCATCTAAGGGAGCAAGCCATCACAGAGATTACGTGTTCGAAAGCCTGTCGAAACTTACCGCGGAAGACCTTTAAGCCGGTAGACGATCACTAACAGCAAGATGGCCCCGATTGCCCAGATAGAGTACTTCAGAATTCCACCACGCTGGTTATTCGTGAAGATCACAGATGCCAACGGAAATTATGGCTGGGGAGAGGCGTCGCTTGAAGGTCATACGGAAGCCGTGGAGGGCTGCCTCGATGCGTTTGCTCAGAGGTTCGCGGGCATGGACGCGGAGTGAGTTTACTTTGGACGCATTATCCTGTTCCTGATACTGAGATTCTTCATAGTGACATTGAACACATTTGGCAGCACGGATACAGGATGGGATTCTACAGGGGCGGGCCGGTTCTTATGAGCGCTTTGTCTGGCGTGGATATAGCGCTCTGGGATCTTAAAGGTGAGAGTGTTTGAGACGAATTAGATATGAGCCATGGTCGGTCTGACTATCAATAGCAAGACGACTCGGTCTCCCAATATATCAGCTTCTCGGCGGCAAAGTGAGGGATAAGCTCAAAGTGTACGCTTGGATTGGTGGTGACCGTCCAGGGGATGTTGAGGCACAAGCGTATGAGGCACTGTTGCCATTTGATGTACGGATTATGATGTTCTAACACCTTACAGCCGGGCAAGAATATCACAGGGCTTTAAAGCTGTGAAGATGAACGCCACCGAAGATCTGTCGTGGCTTGACTCACCCCATGCTTTGGACACTTCGGTTGAGCGATTGAAGACCGTCAAGTCCTTGGGGATTGACGCCGGTGTTGACTT
This genomic interval carries:
- a CDS encoding multidomain presynaptic cytomatrix related protein (transcript_id=CADANIAT00005581) gives rise to the protein MTSPTQSGNTKFTVLIRLPFPRGGFVDPPPVDWNAAKDQALWDILSRPSKGNDIDWKALAESFDVTLEFLLQQAAWLYDRQLSQVRAQMRKVPTAHSNAASPAQGSIYASTALGQPAKTGQSNSSRAPSRLASQPKEAPPVRAPIPRRNSSGNTVQQIKAQTSHPGTPTLGTKEPRRESHGRQPSTNRREQAPVSLADQRSPTLEEEDLTSSLSESNSDDESDTIAGRKGLGFKRFGRFSTHRPDLRDDDDDDDESPAFLPLSRGHETTSHGTSGHDLSTTLRMEQEGVSAVQRRVTGPPPSLRKSVTTESSESSVSSGVPVGRPLNQRGNQINHPSPRRTADVNHMSPRRSTTSGRDISDGTPSMGSSFSDLDGDTSVTQSMLEEALLSNMQHGGMASRMSTISQALRSRYLP
- a CDS encoding uncharacterized protein (transcript_id=CADANIAT00005582), producing MSFWTFAPKPKTPLGYHRVLSPTAGVKVSPLCLGGMNFGEGWEHFMGKCSKDDAFALMDAFYNMGGNFIDTANNYQEGDSERWIGEWMESRGNRDQIVLATKYTTGFRDQNIDTERIQSNFVGNSVKSLQTSVKHSLRNLRTDYIDLLYVHWWDFTSGVEEVMHGLNALVTAGKVLYLGVSDTPAWVVVKANEYARANGLRPFSVYQGLWNPLRRDMESEIIPMCRDQGMGIAPWGPLAQGKLKTAKARGVKGGGRSDGDMTEDEIRVSDALDEVAKSRNTTLAAVALAYLLHKTPYVFPIVGQRKIEHLKANVQALEIELTKEDMDKIDAAVPFDPGFPMSFIFPGKYDLTLTAADVPLTRKAGHIDAPPQQGIVPPRKMSQI
- a CDS encoding phosphopantothenate--cysteine ligase CAB2 (transcript_id=CADANIAT00005583); the encoded protein is MSPADSESAYFNNYPPPKALSKHESLARSFIEYHVESSRRVVLVTSGGTTVPLENQTVRFIDNFSAGTRGATSAEYFLEQGHSTNCFLDFMDEAFPSDVSRSDHGPIVVRKEYQDEMRDVLRKYRYAKQNNLLLLLPFTTVSEYLFELRMLAKCMNPLGPNALFYLAAAVSDFFIPRDRMAEHKIQSSEIPKEFQGNDEAVGADDLYTGGFEQKQESSKKLVINLDPVPKFLHQLVDGWSPEGSMIVSFKLETDPNLLVYKAQTALQRYAHHLVIGNLLSTRKWEVVFVTPNPPYERWIRVPKSRRSKSISGVEDQVGKAEAAKRSSGDQTLAAPVGEEPSKEEKDGEGTSREGTEIESLIIPELVKLHSEMIEKFKR
- a CDS encoding aldo/keto reductase (transcript_id=CADANIAT00005584) — encoded protein: MALKRTFKLNTGYEIPAVGLGTWQSKPSEVEEAVTAALNIGYRHIDAAAVYGNERDVGNGIKASGVPRGEIFLTSKLWNTHHDPENVEAAVDRSLSDLQTDYLDLYLIHWPVAFRYSTTTIQPVDEKTGLIDVIDVPIKDTWAAMEALVAKGKVRSIGVSNFNRRRIEELLKTAKIPPAVNQIEAHPYLQQRELLEWSKEKGILITGYSPLGNNIYNIPRTVDDPLVIEVAKFLNRTPAQVLISWAVQRGTAVLPKSVTPERIKSNFRDFILPEDAFQAIQSLERHQRMNFPARLGVDIFDEVGEESARRSALEWAEGQRLSKSQA